The following are from one region of the Magallana gigas chromosome 6, xbMagGiga1.1, whole genome shotgun sequence genome:
- the LOC105348353 gene encoding nuclear receptor subfamily 2 group F member 1-A isoform X1 — protein sequence MMALNPTPPNAVNTWPRDPVEDIGATTPTAVAPPSAPPPQPTPTAVTPTQGQPAPTTVIAAQPTTNGTPNGVGSPDNKQQTIECVVCGDKSSGKHYGQFTCEGCKSFFKRSVRRNLTYTCRGSRQCPIDQHHRNQCQYCRLKKCLKMGMRREAVQRGRVPPTQHPFPGQVTWANGDPLNGHTYLSSFISMLLRAEPYPTSRYGQCMQPNNIMGIENICELAARLLFSAVEWARNIPFFPELQITDQVALLRVSWSELFVLNAAQCSMPLHVAPLLAAAGLHASPMAADRVVAFMDHIRIFQEQVEKLKTLHVDSAEYSCLKAIVLFSSDRKPEPVPSQRPAVNGYNSLFSDACGLSDATHIENIQEKSQCALEEYVRSQYPNQPTRFGKLLLRLPSLRTVSAQVIEQLFFVRLVGKTPIETLIRDMLLSGGSFNWSYMTIQ from the exons ATGATGGCATTAAACCCGACACCTCCAAATGCTGTCAATACGTGGCCAAGAGATCCTGTTGAGGACATCGGGGCAACCACCCCGACAGCCGTGGCACCCCCGAGTGCCCCGCCCCCACAACCGACCCCCACAGCTGTTACCCCGACCCAGGGGCAACCGGCACCTACGACGGTCATTGCTGCCCAGCCCACCACGAATGGCACCCCTAATGGAGTGGGTTCACCGGACAATAAACAACAAACCATAGAGTGTGTAGTCTGTGGGGACAAAAGTTCCGGGAAACACTATGGACAGTTCACATGTGAGGGGTGCAAAAGTTTCTTCAAACGGTCCGTGAGGCGAAATTTAACTTACACATGTCGCGGGAGCCGGCAATGCCCGATCGACCAGCACCATCGAAATCAGTGTCAATATTGTCGACTCAAAAAATGTCTTAAAATGGGAATGCGAAGAGAAG CTGTTCAAAGAGGCAGAGTTCCACCAACCCAGCATCCTTTCCCTGGACAAGTCACGTGGGCTAACGGGGACCCATTAAACGGACACACATACCTTTCAAGTTTCATTTCCATGCTACTAAGAGCCGAACCATATCCAACATCTCGTTATGGACAATGTATGCAACCCAATAACATTATGGGCATCGAAAATATATGTGAATTAGCAGCAAGGTTGTTGTTTAGTGCGGTAGAATGGGCGAGGAATATTCCTTTTTTCCCGGAATTGCAAATTACAGACCAAGTAGCCTTGCTCCGAGTGAGTTGGAGTGAGCTATTTGTCCTGAATGCTGCCCAGTGCTCTATGCCTCTCCATGTGGCGCCTCTTCTGGCGGCTGCTGGCCTCCACGCAAGTCCAATGGCTGCAGATCGCGTTGTAGCTTTCATGGACCACATTCGAATTTTTCAGGAACAAGTGGAGAAGTTGAAGACTCTACATGTGGATTCCGCCGAGTACAGCTGTCTTAAAGCCatagttttatttagttcaG ATAGAAAACCTGAACCAGTTCCGTCCCAAAGACCCGCGGTCAACGGATACA ATTCACTTTTTTCAGACGCCTGCGGGCTCTCGGACGCTACACACATAGAAAACATACAAGAGAAATCTCAGTGCGCGCTGGAGGAGTACGTCAGGAGTCAATACCCCAACCAACCCACGCGGTTCGGCAAACTTCTCCTGAGGCTTCCGTCGCTCCGGACGGTCAGTGCGCAAGTCATAGAGCAACTGTTCTTCGTCCGTTTGGTCGGGAAAACTCCGATTGAAACACTCATCAGAGACATGCTTTTAAGTGGAGGTTCATTCAATTGGTCATATATGACTATACAGTGA
- the LOC105348353 gene encoding nuclear receptor subfamily 2 group F member 1-A isoform X2: MMALNPTPPNAVNTWPRDPVEDIGATTPTAVAPPSAPPPQPTPTAVTPTQGQPAPTTVIAAQPTTNGTPNGVGSPDNKQQTIECVVCGDKSSGKHYGQFTCEGCKSFFKRSVRRNLTYTCRGSRQCPIDQHHRNQCQYCRLKKCLKMGMRREAVQRGRVPPTQHPFPGQVTWANGDPLNGHTYLSSFISMLLRAEPYPTSRYGQCMQPNNIMGIENICELAARLLFSAVEWARNIPFFPELQITDQVALLRVSWSELFVLNAAQCSMPLHVAPLLAAAGLHASPMAADRVVAFMDHIRIFQEQVEKLKTLHVDSAEYSCLKAIVLFSSDRKPEPVPSQRPAVNGYNACGLSDATHIENIQEKSQCALEEYVRSQYPNQPTRFGKLLLRLPSLRTVSAQVIEQLFFVRLVGKTPIETLIRDMLLSGGSFNWSYMTIQ; encoded by the exons ATGATGGCATTAAACCCGACACCTCCAAATGCTGTCAATACGTGGCCAAGAGATCCTGTTGAGGACATCGGGGCAACCACCCCGACAGCCGTGGCACCCCCGAGTGCCCCGCCCCCACAACCGACCCCCACAGCTGTTACCCCGACCCAGGGGCAACCGGCACCTACGACGGTCATTGCTGCCCAGCCCACCACGAATGGCACCCCTAATGGAGTGGGTTCACCGGACAATAAACAACAAACCATAGAGTGTGTAGTCTGTGGGGACAAAAGTTCCGGGAAACACTATGGACAGTTCACATGTGAGGGGTGCAAAAGTTTCTTCAAACGGTCCGTGAGGCGAAATTTAACTTACACATGTCGCGGGAGCCGGCAATGCCCGATCGACCAGCACCATCGAAATCAGTGTCAATATTGTCGACTCAAAAAATGTCTTAAAATGGGAATGCGAAGAGAAG CTGTTCAAAGAGGCAGAGTTCCACCAACCCAGCATCCTTTCCCTGGACAAGTCACGTGGGCTAACGGGGACCCATTAAACGGACACACATACCTTTCAAGTTTCATTTCCATGCTACTAAGAGCCGAACCATATCCAACATCTCGTTATGGACAATGTATGCAACCCAATAACATTATGGGCATCGAAAATATATGTGAATTAGCAGCAAGGTTGTTGTTTAGTGCGGTAGAATGGGCGAGGAATATTCCTTTTTTCCCGGAATTGCAAATTACAGACCAAGTAGCCTTGCTCCGAGTGAGTTGGAGTGAGCTATTTGTCCTGAATGCTGCCCAGTGCTCTATGCCTCTCCATGTGGCGCCTCTTCTGGCGGCTGCTGGCCTCCACGCAAGTCCAATGGCTGCAGATCGCGTTGTAGCTTTCATGGACCACATTCGAATTTTTCAGGAACAAGTGGAGAAGTTGAAGACTCTACATGTGGATTCCGCCGAGTACAGCTGTCTTAAAGCCatagttttatttagttcaG ATAGAAAACCTGAACCAGTTCCGTCCCAAAGACCCGCGGTCAACGGATACA ACGCCTGCGGGCTCTCGGACGCTACACACATAGAAAACATACAAGAGAAATCTCAGTGCGCGCTGGAGGAGTACGTCAGGAGTCAATACCCCAACCAACCCACGCGGTTCGGCAAACTTCTCCTGAGGCTTCCGTCGCTCCGGACGGTCAGTGCGCAAGTCATAGAGCAACTGTTCTTCGTCCGTTTGGTCGGGAAAACTCCGATTGAAACACTCATCAGAGACATGCTTTTAAGTGGAGGTTCATTCAATTGGTCATATATGACTATACAGTGA
- the LOC105348353 gene encoding nuclear receptor subfamily 2 group F member 1-A isoform X3: MMALNPTPPNAVNTWPRDPVEDIGATTPTAVAPPSAPPPQPTPTAVTPTQGQPAPTTVIAAQPTTNGTPNGVGSPDNKQQTIECVVCGDKSSGKHYGQFTCEGCKSFFKRSVRRNLTYTCRGSRQCPIDQHHRNQCQYCRLKKCLKMGMRREAVQRGRVPPTQHPFPGQVTWANGDPLNGHTYLSSFISMLLRAEPYPTSRYGQCMQPNNIMGIENICELAARLLFSAVEWARNIPFFPELQITDQVALLRVSWSELFVLNAAQCSMPLHVAPLLAAAGLHASPMAADRVVAFMDHIRIFQEQVEKLKTLHVDSAEYSCLKAIVLFSSDACGLSDATHIENIQEKSQCALEEYVRSQYPNQPTRFGKLLLRLPSLRTVSAQVIEQLFFVRLVGKTPIETLIRDMLLSGGSFNWSYMTIQ; the protein is encoded by the exons ATGATGGCATTAAACCCGACACCTCCAAATGCTGTCAATACGTGGCCAAGAGATCCTGTTGAGGACATCGGGGCAACCACCCCGACAGCCGTGGCACCCCCGAGTGCCCCGCCCCCACAACCGACCCCCACAGCTGTTACCCCGACCCAGGGGCAACCGGCACCTACGACGGTCATTGCTGCCCAGCCCACCACGAATGGCACCCCTAATGGAGTGGGTTCACCGGACAATAAACAACAAACCATAGAGTGTGTAGTCTGTGGGGACAAAAGTTCCGGGAAACACTATGGACAGTTCACATGTGAGGGGTGCAAAAGTTTCTTCAAACGGTCCGTGAGGCGAAATTTAACTTACACATGTCGCGGGAGCCGGCAATGCCCGATCGACCAGCACCATCGAAATCAGTGTCAATATTGTCGACTCAAAAAATGTCTTAAAATGGGAATGCGAAGAGAAG CTGTTCAAAGAGGCAGAGTTCCACCAACCCAGCATCCTTTCCCTGGACAAGTCACGTGGGCTAACGGGGACCCATTAAACGGACACACATACCTTTCAAGTTTCATTTCCATGCTACTAAGAGCCGAACCATATCCAACATCTCGTTATGGACAATGTATGCAACCCAATAACATTATGGGCATCGAAAATATATGTGAATTAGCAGCAAGGTTGTTGTTTAGTGCGGTAGAATGGGCGAGGAATATTCCTTTTTTCCCGGAATTGCAAATTACAGACCAAGTAGCCTTGCTCCGAGTGAGTTGGAGTGAGCTATTTGTCCTGAATGCTGCCCAGTGCTCTATGCCTCTCCATGTGGCGCCTCTTCTGGCGGCTGCTGGCCTCCACGCAAGTCCAATGGCTGCAGATCGCGTTGTAGCTTTCATGGACCACATTCGAATTTTTCAGGAACAAGTGGAGAAGTTGAAGACTCTACATGTGGATTCCGCCGAGTACAGCTGTCTTAAAGCCatagttttatttagttcaG ACGCCTGCGGGCTCTCGGACGCTACACACATAGAAAACATACAAGAGAAATCTCAGTGCGCGCTGGAGGAGTACGTCAGGAGTCAATACCCCAACCAACCCACGCGGTTCGGCAAACTTCTCCTGAGGCTTCCGTCGCTCCGGACGGTCAGTGCGCAAGTCATAGAGCAACTGTTCTTCGTCCGTTTGGTCGGGAAAACTCCGATTGAAACACTCATCAGAGACATGCTTTTAAGTGGAGGTTCATTCAATTGGTCATATATGACTATACAGTGA